From the genome of Arthrobacter russicus:
GGCGGCCAACATGGTCATCAATTCGTCCAGGATGTCCCGCCGGGTCATCCTGGTGCCATCGTCGTAGCTGCTCTGCACCAGAGAGGCGAGCACATCCGCCCGGTTTGCCAAGTCCGGGTCGGCACCGGCCTCATCGACCATTTCACCGAGCACCTCGTAGCAGTGGTCCCGGAGTTTGAGGAACTTCGTCCACGGGCTCAACGGGCCCCAGTCCTTGTGCAGACCCGGCAGCGGCGCCAGCTTGGAGCCCAACTCCACGGCCCGCGGCAGATCGCGCTTCAGCTCATCGAAATGCTCGCCTTCAGCGCCGAAAACCGCTCGCAGAATCGCGGCCAGCGTAATCCGCATGAACGGGTCGAGGGTGGCGAACGGCTTCCCTTCCGGCCAATCGCGCATCTCCCGCCGTGCCTCAGCCACGATGATCTCGCGGTAGGAACGCATCCGATCCCCCCGGAACGACGGTGAGATCAACCGGCGCTCCTTGGTGTGCCGGTCTTCCTCCAGCGCGAACATCGAACCGTGGCCGAGTACCGACGTCAGCGGATGCGGATCCCCGTTGTGCAGCACGTCGTTTTTGGCGCTCAACACCTGCTTGACCAGGGCCGGATCGGAGACCACCACGGCCTTGCCGATGGATGGCAGCTGGACGGTGTAGGCATCGCCGTATCGGCGTTGCAAGGCATGCATCGAAGCGCGCGGAGAAGCGACGAAGAGGATCGCGAAGGCCCAGCCCGGAGCCCGGAACCGCGGCGGCATCGAAATTGCGCCCTCGTTTGCGGTTTGCTGCTGGTCGATGGCCATGCGACTCCTTCGTCGGGTGCTCCGAGCCGGAAACCTTTGAATTCAGCTGCCGCAGGCAGCCGAAGGACCCGCTCGAATGTGATACACACTAGACATATATGTATCTTTGGTCAATGCCGGGGCCGGCCAGACAGACCATGTTCCCGGGCCAGCTCGATGAATTTCAACACCGCCGGCGAGGCTTCATCCGCCCACAGGAGGTCCACTCGGCTTCGCGGTTGCGCACCATCGAAACTGAGCAATCGGACGCCTCGGGCGAATCGGCCCGCAGACTCGTTCAGCACCGCGACGCCCAGGCCGCGGGCGGCCAGAGCGGCGACCGCAGCCGGATCGCTCGCCTGCAGATCCGGTCGGAACGGAATTCCGGCCGCCCGCCAAAGCGATTCCGCCGCAGTGCGGGATCCACTCCCCGGCGGCAAGGCGATCAACTGCCGTCCCGCCACTTCGGTGACGGCCACGGAGGTCCGCGGCGCCAAGGGGTCGGATTCGGCCACGGCGAGCACCACCGCTTCGTCGAAGACCGGGATCGAAACCAATCCGGGCGGCCGTTCCCCGGTCAGCCCGGCCAGCACCACATCGAATCGGCCAGCCGCAACCCCGGCCAGCAAATCGGCGCTCCCCGCTTCCGACAAGGCGATCTGGACTCCGGGGTGTGCTTCGTGGAAATCCGAGATCATTTCGACCAGGGCCGGCAACGTGGTTGCTTGCAAGGTGCCGATCGACAACCGGCCGCTGAGCAGACCGCGTAGCTGCGCGGCCTCGACCCGGATCGACTCGACGCCGGCCAGTGCCTTGTAGGCCAGCGGCAATAGCTTCGCCCCGGCATCGGTCAGCAAACTCTGCCTGCTGCCGCGCTGGAAAAGCCGAAGACCGAGTTCGTCTTCCAACTGCCGCACCTGCGCACTGACCGCTGGCTGGGCCAGCTTCAAGCGGATTGCCGCGTAGGTGAAGCTCTCCTCCTCGGCCACCGCGGCAAAGGTCCGGAGCTGTCTGATATCCATCACAAAATATTATGGCAATTATTCTTTTGAGCTATTTTTCTTCTGGCTGATGGACTCGGAGAATGGATCCGGGCAGTCCCGCCGAACCGAGTCATGGAGGAACCATCATGAGCCGCTCGAACACTGAAACCGTTGAAGAATATTTCCGCGCCTGGCTCGCCGACGACCAGGCGGCTTTCCGCTCGTTGCTGGCCGACGACGTCGATTTCCTGGGGCCGATGGGGCAAGTCGACAACGCCGAGGACTGCACGAGCTCGATCAGCAAGCTCCGTTCGATGCTCACCGACATCGTTCCGCTGCACCGATGGGCCGACGGTGATGAAGTGATCACCTGGTTCGAGTTGCACACCAGCTGGACGGCGCCGATTCCAGTAGCGAATTGGAGCCATTTCGAGAATGGCAAAATCACCCGGATCCGAGTCACTTTCGACGCCAGGAAGTTCTTCGAAGGCATGCCCCAGGGCTAGCAACCGGCCTCCATCAGGACCCTGCCCACCATGCCGGGACGGCACTCCTTAGCTCCGGAGACCTCCCTTATAGATCAGCTGGAACCCGTTTCGCTGCGCTTTGCGATCCGGGTCGGTCCATGGTGGCGGAATGCAGACCGGCACGCCGGCTTGGATTTCCGGCCGCCAATCACCTTGGTGGATCACCTGGTGATGCCGGGAACAAAGCAACGCGCCGTTGTCCACCGAGGTTTCGCCTCCGCCGACCGACGTCGAGCACTTCGCCCTGACCGCCCAGCAACACCGGAATCAGGTCGGCATCACACGCCGGCGATCTGAGCAGTCCCGCCGGAACCGGTCCGGTGAGTTCGACCGACGCGCTTCCCGTGCGCCGGGCCAGGTCCTCGTCCAGTTGCCGGTAATCGATGAGCACCGAAAGCTGCTGAGCCCGGTCTCACCCGGGCCCCGGCGGTCGAAGCAGCGTAGGCCGCCTTTCGGCGTCGGCCGGATCTCCGATAGGTTTTCAGCATGACTGAGTTCACGATCGGCCAGACGGTGAAGATCATTGGAAAGACCATGACCGGGAATGTCGGCACGGTGGTCCATCTGGATGAGAAGCGGCAAAAATATCTGGTTCGGATCAGCGACCTGACGCAAAACTATTTCTTCGCCGACGAGCTCGAGCAGTTTTAGCTTCCGCTGCCAGTTCCGACCTGGACTCACCGCCTCGGGGCGGCGCCCCGGAAGCGGGTCAACGCAGCGACCGCCTCCACCACGGCATCGGCTGCCGCGGCTAGTTCCGTTCCAGTCACTGCGGAAGGAAAACTGAACCGGACTGCGGTCTGCGCCAACTCGGCGCTCAGGCCCAGGGCCAAAAGCACCGCGGACGGCTCGCTGGAGCCTGCCGCGCACGCGGATCCGGAGGAGCAAATCACCGAACGCCGCTCCAATTCCAGCAGCACCGATTCGCCGTGCGTCCCCCGAAAACAAAACGACGCCACCGACGGCAACCGGCGGCCGGAAGCCGGTCCGGTCAGTTGCGCCCCGGGAACTCTGCCCAACACCGCCTGGATGAACTCGTCGCGCAATGCCGATACCCGGGCTGCTGCTTCGACGCGTTCCGCCTCGGCCAATTGCGCTGCCGCGGCAAAAGCCACCGCGAACGCCACATTCTCGGTGCCTGAGCGCAAGCCCGCTTGCTGCCCGCCGCCGTGGATCAACGGCTCGATCGGAGTCGGCGAGCGCAGCACCAGGGCACCGATCCCTTTGGGTGCGCCGAACTTGTGCCCGGAAAGGCTCATCGCCTGGACCCCGAGCTCACCGGTGTCCAGACTCAACCAGCCTGCTGCCTGAACCGCATCGGTGTGCACCGGCACGCGGTGCCGGGCCGCGAGCGCGGACAAGCCAGGCAAATCCTGCACCGTTCCGATCTCGTTGTTCGCGTACATCACGCTCAACAATGCGACATCCGGAGCCAGGGCTTCCACGCAGCTGCGTTCGCTGACGAAGCCCTCCGCGTCCACCGGCAATTCGGTGATTTCGAATCCGTGCACGCGCTGCAGGTAGCGCGCGCTTTCCAACACCGCGGGGTGTTCGATCGCGCTCAGCAAAATCCGGTTGCGCTGCGGGTCCGCTGCCCGGCGGGCCAAGGCGATGCCCTTGAGCGCCAGGTTGTCGGCCTCAGTGCCTCCGGAGGTGAAGATCACCTCGTCCGGCCGCGATCCAACGACGTCGGCGATCGCCTGGCGCGCCTCTGCGAACGCGCGGGCAGCCTGCTCGCCGAGCCCGTGATGGCTCGAGGGATTGCCGAAAGCCCCGGTCAGGTAGGGGAACATGGCTTCGATCGCTTCGCGGCGCACCGGAGAGGTGGCTGCCGCATCGAGGTAGATCACCGGCTCAGGACTGCGGTTCGAAAGCGATGTCCAGGCCCAGGTCCAGGGCGCGCACGCTGTGCGTCAGGGCACCGGCCGAAATGATGTCCACTCCGGTTTCCGCGATCGGTGCCACGGTGTCCACCCGGACATTCCCGCTGGCTTCGACCAAAGCGCGTCCGGCCACCAATTGCACCCCGGTGCGCAAATCCTCGAGGCTGAAATTGTCCAGCAGGATGGTGTCCACACCGGCCGCCAGCACCGGCTCGATCTGCTCCAGCCGATCGACCTCCACCTCGATATGCGTGGTGTGCGAAAGTCGATCGCGCAATCCGGACAGCACCTCGGTCAGCTTGGCCGGGTCGCCGCCGGTGAGCACAGCCAGGTGGTTGTCCTTCGCCATCACCGCATCGGAAAGGCCGAACCGGTGGTTGTGGCCACCGCCGCAGCGGACCGCATAGCGTTCCAGGGCGCGCAGGCCGGGCGTGGTCTTGCGGATATCCACGATCCGGGCCTTGGTGCCGGCGGTTTCCGCGACGAACTGCGCAGCCAGGGTGGCGATTCCGCTCATCCGCTGCAGCAGGTTCAGGCCCACCCGCTCCCCGGTCAGCAACGGTCTCGCCGGGCCGGTCACCGTCGCCAGGTGGTCCCCGGCCGCGAACCGGTCGCCGTCGGCGATCGCCCACTGCACGCTGATCTCGGGGTCGCTCAGCCGCATCGCGGCATCGAAGACCGCGGAGCCGCTGAGCACGCCCGGCTCCCGGGCGCCCACGGTCGCCACGGCGCTTGCCGATTCCGGGATCAGAAGCTGCGAGGTCAGATCGCCCGCGGGTGCGTCTTCGAGCAGCGCCGCAGCGACCACGGATTCGATCTGCTGCCGGGTGAGTCCTTGGATGAAGTGTTCGGCCATGGTCAGGATGCCAGCCTTTCGGAATTGATCCAGGAACGCCGGGGCGTTGCACTGGGCTGTGGAAGATCACGGTGTGGGAAGTCGGAACGCCAATGCGCGCCGATCGAGCCTTCCCGGGCTTGGGCGGCGGCGACCAGAAGCTGGGCGGCGGTCACCAGCGGAGCATCCGGGCGGAAAAGCGCCAGCTGCTTGGCGGCCACCGCGAGCGATCCGGCGTCCCGGATCAGTCCCGCCCGGCTCATCATGAGCCGCGGGATTTCGCCGGGCTCCGGATCCAGCAGTCCGTTTTCCAAACCGAGCGGGGTCGCCTCGAAGACCGGCCAAGGCCCGTGCTGCTCGGCGCCGAGGGCCGCCCGGGCCGCCCGGGCCGCGAACACCGCCGCCTCCAGCAACGAATTGGAGGCCAAGCGGTTCGCTCCATGGGCTCCGGTGCAGGCAGCCTCACCGATCGCGAACAGCCCGCGCAGTGAACTGCGGCCGGCCAGATCGGTGGCGATCCCGCCCATCCAGTAATGCGCTCCTGGGATCACCGGAACCGACTGCCGGGCCCAATCGAAGCCGCGGTCCGCCAGCTGCGCCGAGATTCCGGGGAACCGCCGGGCCAGGAATCCTGCACCCCGTTCGGCGGCAATCCCTCGGGCATCCAGGAAGACCTTGCCGCCGGAGGCGATTTTCGCCGCGATCCCCCGGGCCACCACATCGCGCGGCGCCAATTCGGCGGCCGGATCGACGTCGAGCATGAACCGCTCGCCGTGCTCATCAAGCAGCACCGCGCCTTCGCCGCGCACCGCTTCGGACACCATGAACGGGCGTTCGTGGTCGACCAACGTCGGGTGGAACTGGAAGAACTCCAAGTCCTGCACCACGGCTCCAGCACGCCAGGCGGCAGCCAGTCCGTCCGCAGTGGCGCCTGCCGGATTGGTCGTGTGCTCGAAAAGCTGGCCTCCGCCGCCGCTGGCCAGCAGCACGGCGTCGAACTCCTGTTCGATTTCAGCCCCGGACCCGGTCCAGGTACGCACTCCGCGCACCGCACCGTCCCGGACCAGTAGCTCGAGCAATTCGGTGTGCTCGCGCAATTGCAGGGTGCCGGCCTCGACACAGCGGTGCACTGCCGCAGCGAGCGCGGCCACGATCCCGGCACCGCTGGCATCGCCGCCCACATGCAGGATCCGGGCGAAGCTGTGCGCTGCCTCCAAGCCCAAGGCCCAATGCCCGGAACCCGGCGGCCAGGCTTCGTCGGCGTCGAAATCGACGCCGTGCCCGGCCAGTACCCTGATCACCGAAGCAGCTTCGCGGCAGAGCAATTCGACCGCCGCCGGGTCATTGAGCCCGGCACCGGCGGCCAGGGTGTCCGCGACATGCCAGGCGACGGTGTCCCCGGGCGTCCGCAATTCCGGATCCAGCACTGCGGCGATCCCGCCCTGGGCGTACCGGGAGTTGGACTCGCCGAGTCCGGCCTTGCAGAACACCGTAGTCTCGGCCCGGCCAGCCAAAGCCAAGCCGGCAATCAGCCCGGCGATCCCGGAGCCGACGACGGCGATCCTCAACATTGCGGCCTCATGGTTTTGCCGCCAACATGCGCTCCAGCGCGATCCGGGCCGGCACCGTGACCTGCTCCGGCACGGTGATCTGGTTCTGCACTTCGCCCTCGAGCAAAGCTTCCAAGACCCAGGCCAGATACCCGGGGTGGATCCGGTACATCGTGGAGCACGGGCAGATCACCGGGTCCAGGCAGAAGATCGTGTGCTCCGGGTACTCCGCGGCCAGCCGGTTGACCAGGTTGATTTCGGTACCGATCGCGAAGGTGCTCCCGGCGGGGGCCGCCTGAATCGCCTTGACGATGTAGTCCGTGGAGCCGGCCTCGTCGGCCGCATCGACCACCGGCATCGGGCATTCCGGGTGCACGATGACCCGCACTCCCGGGAATTCGGCCCGGGCTTTGTCGATCTGCGCCACGCTGAACCGCTTGTGCACCGAGCAGAACCCGTGCCACAGGATCACTCTGGCCTGTTCGAGCGACTCCGGGTCGTTGCCGCCCAACGGTTTCCGCGGCGACCACATCGGCATCTGCTCCAGCGGCACGCCCATCGCCTTGGCGGTATTGCGGCCCAAATGCTGATCCGGGAAGAACAGCACCCGCTGGCCGCGTTGGAAAGCCCATTCGAGCACCGTCTTGGCATTCGACGAAGTGCAGACGATTCCGCCGTGTTCCCCGCAGAACCCCTTCAGCGCGGCCGAAGAATTCATGTAGGTCACCGGGATCACCGGGACTTTGCCCTCGGCGTCGACCGCGTCCATCGGCCCATAGACCTCCTCGAGCTGCGCCCAGCAGGCTTCCACCGAAGCGATGTCCGCCATGTCCGCCATCGAGCAACCGGCGGCCAGGTTGGGCAGAATCACCTTCTGATCCGGTCCGGAGAGCATATCTGCGGTTTCCGCCATGAAGTGCACTCCGCAGAAAATGATCGCCTCGGCGTCCGGCTTGGATTTCGCGGCGTTGGCGAGCTGGAAGGAGTCTCCGACGAAATCGGCGTACTTGATCACCTCGTCACGCTGGTAGAAGTGTCCCAGGACTACCGCCCGGTCGCCCAAGGCGGCCTTCGCCGCGATGATCCGGGCATCCAGTTCCTCGGCGCTGGCGTCCTTGTATTCCTGCGGGATCTGGGCTTGCCGCGGGGTGCTGGGCGGTGCCGGATCGGCGACCGAAGCGCCGGGACCATATCCGGGAACACCATCGAGCGCGGCCGCCAGGTCGAATTCCCAGGGCCCCTTGGCCAAATCGGTGCCGCAGGTCGAGGCGGCGGAGGCTCCGCGGACGGAGAGTTGAATCGCGGTGTTGACTGAACTCACGGTGATCTCACTTACTGCTGGCGCGGATAGATGGGTCTGGATTCGGTTGGCTTTGGCTGAAAGATTCGGTGTTCCCGGTGTAGCGGTAAAGCCGGGGCGGGCGGTGTTTGCCGCCCTGCAAATACTCTTCGGTGGCCACGATGTGCGGCGTGGCCTTGAGCTGGCGCCGGAAGTTCGCCGGATCGAGCTCCCGGCCGAGCACTGCCTCGTAGACTTCGCGGACTTGGGCCAGGGTGAATTTCTCGCCCAGCAAGTGGTAAGCGATCGAGGCGTATTCGAGCTTGTTGCGCAATCGCCACAGAGCGTAGGCCACGATCTCGTTGTGGTCGAACGCCAGGTCCCGGGCCGAGGCGCTGCCCAAAGCGTCCGCTTTGAACCAGCGCACATTGTCCGATTCGAGTGCCAGGGCAGCTTCGGTCGGCTGCACCAGGGCCCAGTACACAATCGAGACGACGCGCGGAGCCAGCACCGCCGGCGAGCAATTCGCCGCCCTTTGCAGTCCGCCGAAGGCATACAGCTGCTCGAGGTACCGGGGGTTCAATCCGGTGGTTTCCGCGAGGTTCCGCGAGGCCGCGCTTTGCAGTGATTCGGAGTGGCGCAACGGGCCGCCGGGCAGTGCCCATTGGCCCTTGAACGGTTCCCGGATCCGACGGACCAAAGGCAACCAGAGGCTTGGCCGGCTTTCGCCTTCTGCGGTGCGGAGCGCGAAGATCACGGTGGAAATCGCCAACGACGGCGGTGCCGACTGGCGTTCGGAGACGTTCGCCGTGATTGGATAGCCCACACTCACTCGGAACCTCCGCCCGGGCTAAGATTAGTTATAGTCAATATGACTATAACTAATCTTAGACCCACACCAGCCGAGCAGCAAATCCACCCCGCCGTCACACGCACCCTCCCCGCGCACCCTCCCCGCGCGAGTGCACAGTTGTGGCGGGTATTTTCGGAAAACATCCGCCACAACTGTGCACTCGCGTGGGGAAAAGGCAGTGGAGAGACGCTTGCCTTTTAACTACTTAGCGGTACTATGTACTGGTAGCTAGTAATACTGGGTACTAGTACATAGCAGTAATGAGTAGTGAAAGGAGCCATCCGATGGGCAAACAGATCACCGAGATGCTCAAAGGCACCTTGGAGGGCATTGTCCTGGCCCTCCTGGTCGGAAATCCGGCCTACGGCTACGAGATCACCACCATGCTCCGAGCCAAGGGATTCACCGAAATCGCCGAAGGGACGGTATACGCGCTGCTCGTCAGAATCGAACAAAAGGGTCTTGTCGATGTGGCGAAGC
Proteins encoded in this window:
- a CDS encoding cytochrome P450 — encoded protein: MAIDQQQTANEGAISMPPRFRAPGWAFAILFVASPRASMHALQRRYGDAYTVQLPSIGKAVVVSDPALVKQVLSAKNDVLHNGDPHPLTSVLGHGSMFALEEDRHTKERRLISPSFRGDRMRSYREIIVAEARREMRDWPEGKPFATLDPFMRITLAAILRAVFGAEGEHFDELKRDLPRAVELGSKLAPLPGLHKDWGPLSPWTKFLKLRDHCYEVLGEMVDEAGADPDLANRADVLASLVQSSYDDGTRMTRRDILDELMTMLAAGHETTASSLAWMIERLQRHPELLARLVEEAEGEESTLRMATILELQRVRPIIPAFFRRVMTPFALGDWVLPRGTNIVVSTTNLHRDERNYERPEEFDPDRFLARKAPESTKWTPFGGGVRRCIGEGFAMMEMDLVLREILRNFEITVSTEAAEKTYNRGIALVPRRGGRVTVRRKPAAAEALG
- a CDS encoding LysR family transcriptional regulator → MDIRQLRTFAAVAEEESFTYAAIRLKLAQPAVSAQVRQLEDELGLRLFQRGSRQSLLTDAGAKLLPLAYKALAGVESIRVEAAQLRGLLSGRLSIGTLQATTLPALVEMISDFHEAHPGVQIALSEAGSADLLAGVAAGRFDVVLAGLTGERPPGLVSIPVFDEAVVLAVAESDPLAPRTSVAVTEVAGRQLIALPPGSGSRTAAESLWRAAGIPFRPDLQASDPAAVAALAARGLGVAVLNESAGRFARGVRLLSFDGAQPRSRVDLLWADEASPAVLKFIELAREHGLSGRPRH
- a CDS encoding nuclear transport factor 2 family protein, translating into MSRSNTETVEEYFRAWLADDQAAFRSLLADDVDFLGPMGQVDNAEDCTSSISKLRSMLTDIVPLHRWADGDEVITWFELHTSWTAPIPVANWSHFENGKITRIRVTFDARKFFEGMPQG
- a CDS encoding cysteine desulfurase family protein, with product MIYLDAAATSPVRREAIEAMFPYLTGAFGNPSSHHGLGEQAARAFAEARQAIADVVGSRPDEVIFTSGGTEADNLALKGIALARRAADPQRNRILLSAIEHPAVLESARYLQRVHGFEITELPVDAEGFVSERSCVEALAPDVALLSVMYANNEIGTVQDLPGLSALAARHRVPVHTDAVQAAGWLSLDTGELGVQAMSLSGHKFGAPKGIGALVLRSPTPIEPLIHGGGQQAGLRSGTENVAFAVAFAAAAQLAEAERVEAAARVSALRDEFIQAVLGRVPGAQLTGPASGRRLPSVASFCFRGTHGESVLLELERRSVICSSGSACAAGSSEPSAVLLALGLSAELAQTAVRFSFPSAVTGTELAAAADAVVEAVAALTRFRGAAPRR
- the nadC gene encoding carboxylating nicotinate-nucleotide diphosphorylase, encoding MAEHFIQGLTRQQIESVVAAALLEDAPAGDLTSQLLIPESASAVATVGAREPGVLSGSAVFDAAMRLSDPEISVQWAIADGDRFAAGDHLATVTGPARPLLTGERVGLNLLQRMSGIATLAAQFVAETAGTKARIVDIRKTTPGLRALERYAVRCGGGHNHRFGLSDAVMAKDNHLAVLTGGDPAKLTEVLSGLRDRLSHTTHIEVEVDRLEQIEPVLAAGVDTILLDNFSLEDLRTGVQLVAGRALVEASGNVRVDTVAPIAETGVDIISAGALTHSVRALDLGLDIAFEPQS
- the nadB gene encoding L-aspartate oxidase, with translation MLRIAVVGSGIAGLIAGLALAGRAETTVFCKAGLGESNSRYAQGGIAAVLDPELRTPGDTVAWHVADTLAAGAGLNDPAAVELLCREAASVIRVLAGHGVDFDADEAWPPGSGHWALGLEAAHSFARILHVGGDASGAGIVAALAAAVHRCVEAGTLQLREHTELLELLVRDGAVRGVRTWTGSGAEIEQEFDAVLLASGGGGQLFEHTTNPAGATADGLAAAWRAGAVVQDLEFFQFHPTLVDHERPFMVSEAVRGEGAVLLDEHGERFMLDVDPAAELAPRDVVARGIAAKIASGGKVFLDARGIAAERGAGFLARRFPGISAQLADRGFDWARQSVPVIPGAHYWMGGIATDLAGRSSLRGLFAIGEAACTGAHGANRLASNSLLEAAVFAARAARAALGAEQHGPWPVFEATPLGLENGLLDPEPGEIPRLMMSRAGLIRDAGSLAVAAKQLALFRPDAPLVTAAQLLVAAAQAREGSIGAHWRSDFPHRDLPQPSATPRRSWINSERLAS
- the nadA gene encoding quinolinate synthase NadA; this translates as MSSVNTAIQLSVRGASAASTCGTDLAKGPWEFDLAAALDGVPGYGPGASVADPAPPSTPRQAQIPQEYKDASAEELDARIIAAKAALGDRAVVLGHFYQRDEVIKYADFVGDSFQLANAAKSKPDAEAIIFCGVHFMAETADMLSGPDQKVILPNLAAGCSMADMADIASVEACWAQLEEVYGPMDAVDAEGKVPVIPVTYMNSSAALKGFCGEHGGIVCTSSNAKTVLEWAFQRGQRVLFFPDQHLGRNTAKAMGVPLEQMPMWSPRKPLGGNDPESLEQARVILWHGFCSVHKRFSVAQIDKARAEFPGVRVIVHPECPMPVVDAADEAGSTDYIVKAIQAAPAGSTFAIGTEINLVNRLAAEYPEHTIFCLDPVICPCSTMYRIHPGYLAWVLEALLEGEVQNQITVPEQVTVPARIALERMLAAKP
- a CDS encoding NUDIX hydrolase: MGYPITANVSERQSAPPSLAISTVIFALRTAEGESRPSLWLPLVRRIREPFKGQWALPGGPLRHSESLQSAASRNLAETTGLNPRYLEQLYAFGGLQRAANCSPAVLAPRVVSIVYWALVQPTEAALALESDNVRWFKADALGSASARDLAFDHNEIVAYALWRLRNKLEYASIAYHLLGEKFTLAQVREVYEAVLGRELDPANFRRQLKATPHIVATEEYLQGGKHRPPRLYRYTGNTESFSQSQPNPDPSIRASSK
- a CDS encoding PadR family transcriptional regulator → MGKQITEMLKGTLEGIVLALLVGNPAYGYEITTMLRAKGFTEIAEGTVYALLVRIEQKGLVDVAKRPSEKGPPRKVYSLNEQGKKELDEFWNTWSFLSDRLEQLRQGGN